GATCCCGATCTATCACATGTTCCTGTTCGCGATCTCTCCGAAGGAGGACGCGTTCTCGGGCAAGCTGTGGCCGGATCATCCGACGCTGCACAATTTCGAAATCGTGTTCAAGCAGCAGCATTACTTCCTGCGCGACTTCTACATCCAGTTCTGGAACTCGACGGTGATCGCGGTCTCCGTTGGCGTGCTGACGCTGTTCATCGCCACCGCCGCAGCGTTCTCGATCTCGCGATTGAAGGTGCCGGGCGGACGCGCCGTGCTGAACCTCGCGCTCTTCACCTATTTCATCCCCGCGGCGTTCCTCGCCGTGCCGATGTACCGCACCATGGGCAATTACGGCCTGCTCAACAATCACTGGTCGCTGATCCTGGCCATGGTGACGATCGCCAGCCCGTACGCGATCTGGGTGCTCAAGCAGGCCTCCGACAAGCTGCCGGTCGAGCTGGATGAAGCCGCGGTGATGGACGGCGCGACGACGCTCCAGATCTTCCGCCTGGTCTACCTGCCGTTAATGATGCCTTCGTTGGTCGCGATCGGCACCTATGCGGTGCTGCTGGCCTGGAACGAATATCTCTACGCATTCCTGCTGCTCTCGAACGACCGCGAGATCACCCTCCCCGTCGCGCTCGGCAACTTCCTCGCCGCCGACGACTCGCCCTGGGAGCTGTTGATGACCACCGGCTTCATCTACGCGCTGCCGCCGGCCGCAGTCTATTATGCCTTCCGCCGCTACATGGTGGGCGGGCTCACGGCGGGTGCGGTGAAGTCCTAGGCATCGGCTGCGCGCTTCCGGCGATAGGCGAGCAGAAGCGCGATCATCGAGCCGATGAAATAGCCAGCGGTCGCGCCCGAGATGGCGCGGCCGGCGATGATCGCCACTGCGCGATCGCCCGCATCGATCGCCGCGATCACGCCGGCGGCGTATTGCAGAGAGAACACGACCAGGTTGCGGATCAGCGCGAACGCGCTGCCGGGGCGGATGATCTCACCTGTCTTGTGATCGACGTCGAAAGGCCGCGGCGTCAGCACGCCGAGCGGCAGCAGCGCCAGTGCGGCGGTCATCCAGGCGGCCAGCGGCCATGCGCTGTCCTGGTGTCCAAAGCCGATCCGCGAGACGCCCCAGATGATGAACGCGACCGGCACGATCAGTGCGCGCCAGAACGGCGACCGGCGCGGCTGCATCGCCTTGATGCCCTGCCACGCCAGATAGGCGAGCAGCGCAAAGACCCAGAGCGGTGTGTGGATCAGGACCTGGTAGGCCATCGTCATGGTCGCCTCTCTTGGCTCACAGCGGCGCGGCGTTCTCGCCCTGCGAGCTCGACAGTTTCGAGGCGAGCGACGCGATGACGATGACCACCGCGATCAGGACAATCACCAGCGTGCAGATCGCGTTGATCTCGGGCTTCACCCCCAATCGCACCTCGGAGTAAATCCGGATCGGCAGCGTCGCCGAGCCGGGGCCGGTGGTGAAGCTCGCGATCACGAGATCGTCCAGCGACAGCGTGAACGCCAGCATCCAGCCGGCGACGATGGCCGGCGCGATCAGCGGCAGCGTCACCGCCACGAAGGCGCGGACGGGATCGCAGCCGAGATCCATCGCGGCCTCCTCCAGCGAACGGTCGAGCGAGCCGAGGCGAGACTGCACGACCACGGCGACGAAGCACATCGTCAGCGTGGTATGGGCGATCGTCACGGTCCAGAAGCCGCGCTCGGCATTCAGCGCCACGAACAGCAGCAGCAGCGACAATCCGGTGATCACCTCCGGCATCACCAGCGGCGCATAGAGCATGCCGGAGAACAGCGTACGGCCGCGAAAACGCTCGCCGCGCGACAATGCGACCGCGGCGAGCGTGCCGAGCAGCGTGGCGATGGTCGCGGACGAGACCGCGACCCGCAGGCTCATCCAGGCCGCCTCGATCATGGCGCGATCATTGAAGAACTCGTGATACCAGCGCAGCGACCAGCCGCCCCATACCGTCACCAGACGCGAGGCGTTGAAGGAATAGATGACAAGGATGAGGATCGGCAGATAGAGGAACGCCAGCCCCAGCGCGAGCGAGACGATGTTGAAGCGGGAGAGACGTGAGAACTTGCGCATCGTCTCAGCGCCCCTGTTCCAGCTGCCGTTTCTGCAGCCGTTCATACAACAACAGCGGCACCAGCAGCACCACCAGCAGCACGATCGCCGCCGCGGAGGCAACCGGCCAGTCCTTGTTGGTGAAGAATTCGAGCCACAGAGTCTGGCCGATCATCAGGGAATTGGAGCCGGCCAGAAGGTCCGGGATGACGAATTCGCCGACGATCGGGATGAAGCACAAGAGCACGCCGGCGCCGACGCCGGGCAGCGACAGCGGGAAGGTGACGAGCCAGAATACCTGCCAGGGCGGCGCGCCGAGGTCACCAGCCGCCTCCTCCAGCGCCGGCTCCATCTTGGCGAGCGTGGCGTAGAGCGGCAGGATCATGAACGGCAAATAGGAATAGACGATGCCGATATACATCGCGCTGTCGGTGGAGAGCCACACCACGGGCTGGCTGACCAGATGCAGCGCCAGCAGGATCTGGTTGAGCAGGCCGTCGTGCTGGAGGATGTTGATCCAGGCATAGATGCGGATCAGGAACGAGGTCCAGAACGGCACGATCACCAGCACCATCGCCACCGCCTGCCAGCGCTTCGGCAGCCGCGCCATGCCATAAGCGATGGGGTAGCCGATCAGGAGCAGGAGCGCAGTCGCCGTAACGGCGACCGTGAGGCTGCGCACGTAAGCGAACACATAAAGGTCGTCGGAGATCAGCAGCCTGAAATTGTCGATCGACAACGCAGCAAGGGCCGTCTTCAGCGCCTCCCATCCCGCCGTTGGGTCGAATACCGGCGCGTAAGGCGGCTGCGCGATCGCCGTCTGCGACAGGCTGATCTTCAGCACGAAGGCGAACGGCACCAGGAAGAACAGCACCATCCAGACGTAAGGCGCGATCGCGGCAAAGCGCGCCGGCCGCGCGAAGATGCGACGCCCGCTCATGACGGCAACACCACGCAGTCGTCGGGCGTGAACCAGGCCACGACGTTCTGGTTCACGCTGTAGGCGTCGACATCGAGGCGCGCGCTGTTGACGACCGAAGCTTGCACCATTCCACCGCCGTCGAGCTTCACCTTGAAGGTGGTGGTGCCGCCGAGATAGCAGATGTCGGCGATCACACCGTCCAGACTGTTGATCACCGTTTCACGACCGGCCCCAGACACCGGCCCGCGGCGCGAAAGCTTGACCTTCTCGGGCCGGATCGCGACCGACAATTTCGTCTCGCCCACCGGCTCGCGCGGCTCCGCCACCACCAACGTCCCTGCCTCACGCGTGGCAATCACCAGGCGATGGCCGTCACGCAGCTTGAACTCGCCCTCGAACAAATTGACGTCGCCGACGAACTCCGCGATCCAGCGCGAGCGCGGCGCCTCATAAAGCTCCCGCGGGGCAGCGACCTGCGCCAGCTTGCCGGCCTTCATCACGCCGATTCGGCTCGCCATCGTCATCGCCTCCTCCTGGTCGTGGGTGACGATGATGAAGGTCATGCCGAGCCGGCGCTGCAGCTCCATCAGCTCGGCTTGCGTGCTCTCGCGCAGCTTCTTGTCCAGCGCGGCGAGCGGCTCGTCGAGCAGGAGGAGTTGCGGCCGCCGAGCCAGCGCGCGCGCCAGTGCCACGCGCTGGCGCTGGCCGCCGGAGAGTTGGTCGGGCTTGCGCTTCTCGAGCCCCTCGAGCTTCACCAGTGCAACCATCTCCGCAACACGCGTAGCGATGTCGGCGCGCGCCATGCCGGCGCGCTTCAGGCCGAAGGCGATGTTGTCCCGCACGGAGAGGTGGGGAAACAGCGCATAATTCTGGAACATCATGTTGATCGGACGCTGATGCGGCAAGGCCTGCGCGATATCCTGCTCCCCGAGCAGGATGCGCCCCTCGTCCGGCGCCTCGAAGCCGGCGAGCATGCGCAATAGCGTGGTCTTGCCGCAGCCGCTCGGACCGAGCAGTGCGAAGAACTCGCCGGCCTTGACGTCGAGCGACACACCGTCCACGGCACGGAACGTCCCAAACGACTTGGCGACGCCCTCGATACGCAGCAGCGGCTGGCCGGCCGCGGGATACGCATCTCCGCCGGCTGCATTGGCCGCGGCGTCTGTTCTGGGCAACTCGTCCGTCATGTTCCCTGCCAACCCCGATTCCGCCGCACGCTAGCGGCCGATCGTCCCCAGCTCAACCGGTTCGGGATGGATCGTTCACACCCGCCATGAACGCAGCCAACGATTCGCGATCCGCCGCGGGCATGGTCAGGCCGAGCTTGGAACGACGCCACAGGATGTCGTCGGGAAAGCGCGCCCATTCGTGAGCTATCAGGTAGCGCACCTCGGCGCCGGTCAGGTCAGGGCCGAAGGCCGGGCCGAGCTCTTCGCGCGTCTTGGCCTCGCCCAGTACGGCCGGCAATCGCGAGCCATAGGCCGCGACCAGACGTTGGACTTCTGGCTCCGAGAGAAACCGCCAGCGGTCTCGCGCGAGGTCCACTTCCGTGTCGAAACGATCCCAGGCAAAATCGCCGCCGGGCAGTGCCGTGCCGGCGGTCCAGGGCGGCGACATCGGATAGAACGGCGTCAGCCGCGTCACCGCACGCTCGGCGCGCAGGCGCGAGGTGGTGACGTCGCCGCCGAACAGCGTGATCAGCGGCGCCTTGCGTCGGCGCGCGTCGAACAGGGCCGTGCCGTCACGTCGCCGTGCCGACGCCAGCGTCAGGTTGACGCCCGAGACCGTCCGGATCACGTCGGTCGGGCCGACGCGCTCGCGGAAATAGCGGCTGGCCGCCTCGCAGAGATAGCTGACGTCGGCCCCGGGGATCGCCACGATCGCGGGATCGCCGGTGAAATCATGCGTGACCGTGCCGATCAGCGTGAACTCGTGGGCGAATGGGCTGGCGAAGATCAGCCGTCCATCGCTGTTCTGGAACACGTAGACGTTGTCGGACTCGAACAGCCTGGGCACGATG
This genomic stretch from Bradyrhizobium sp. CCGB12 harbors:
- a CDS encoding ABC transporter ATP-binding protein; the encoded protein is MTDELPRTDAAANAAGGDAYPAAGQPLLRIEGVAKSFGTFRAVDGVSLDVKAGEFFALLGPSGCGKTTLLRMLAGFEAPDEGRILLGEQDIAQALPHQRPINMMFQNYALFPHLSVRDNIAFGLKRAGMARADIATRVAEMVALVKLEGLEKRKPDQLSGGQRQRVALARALARRPQLLLLDEPLAALDKKLRESTQAELMELQRRLGMTFIIVTHDQEEAMTMASRIGVMKAGKLAQVAAPRELYEAPRSRWIAEFVGDVNLFEGEFKLRDGHRLVIATREAGTLVVAEPREPVGETKLSVAIRPEKVKLSRRGPVSGAGRETVINSLDGVIADICYLGGTTTFKVKLDGGGMVQASVVNSARLDVDAYSVNQNVVAWFTPDDCVVLPS
- a CDS encoding glycerol-3-phosphate dehydrogenase produces the protein MADYDLAIIGGGLNGVSLARDAAGRGLRVILFEQGDLGGAASSATPRLIHGDLSVLERRGFWRVRRALAERRTWLRIAPHLVRPMQFVIPAHSEERPPWLLRAGLFLYDSLSSPSGLPVATTLDITHHPVGNALKRPFGMAFAYTDCVVDDSRLVVLTALDAAERGAVIWTGARCVRADRTDTWRLALVDRGHRRAITARALANATGAWTPLVAETVLRHQQAPMAATQMSQIIVPRLFESDNVYVFQNSDGRLIFASPFAHEFTLIGTVTHDFTGDPAIVAIPGADVSYLCEAASRYFRERVGPTDVIRTVSGVNLTLASARRRDGTALFDARRRKAPLITLFGGDVTTSRLRAERAVTRLTPFYPMSPPWTAGTALPGGDFAWDRFDTEVDLARDRWRFLSEPEVQRLVAAYGSRLPAVLGEAKTREELGPAFGPDLTGAEVRYLIAHEWARFPDDILWRRSKLGLTMPAADRESLAAFMAGVNDPSRTG
- a CDS encoding ABC transporter permease; translation: MRKFSRLSRFNIVSLALGLAFLYLPILILVIYSFNASRLVTVWGGWSLRWYHEFFNDRAMIEAAWMSLRVAVSSATIATLLGTLAAVALSRGERFRGRTLFSGMLYAPLVMPEVITGLSLLLLFVALNAERGFWTVTIAHTTLTMCFVAVVVQSRLGSLDRSLEEAAMDLGCDPVRAFVAVTLPLIAPAIVAGWMLAFTLSLDDLVIASFTTGPGSATLPIRIYSEVRLGVKPEINAICTLVIVLIAVVIVIASLASKLSSSQGENAAPL
- a CDS encoding DUF6622 family protein — its product is MTMAYQVLIHTPLWVFALLAYLAWQGIKAMQPRRSPFWRALIVPVAFIIWGVSRIGFGHQDSAWPLAAWMTAALALLPLGVLTPRPFDVDHKTGEIIRPGSAFALIRNLVVFSLQYAAGVIAAIDAGDRAVAIIAGRAISGATAGYFIGSMIALLLAYRRKRAADA
- a CDS encoding carbohydrate ABC transporter permease, which produces MKLPGVSEFSWRDVATEARLLLIGIPVFLWTMIPIYHMFLFAISPKEDAFSGKLWPDHPTLHNFEIVFKQQHYFLRDFYIQFWNSTVIAVSVGVLTLFIATAAAFSISRLKVPGGRAVLNLALFTYFIPAAFLAVPMYRTMGNYGLLNNHWSLILAMVTIASPYAIWVLKQASDKLPVELDEAAVMDGATTLQIFRLVYLPLMMPSLVAIGTYAVLLAWNEYLYAFLLLSNDREITLPVALGNFLAADDSPWELLMTTGFIYALPPAAVYYAFRRYMVGGLTAGAVKS
- a CDS encoding ABC transporter permease, which produces MSGRRIFARPARFAAIAPYVWMVLFFLVPFAFVLKISLSQTAIAQPPYAPVFDPTAGWEALKTALAALSIDNFRLLISDDLYVFAYVRSLTVAVTATALLLLIGYPIAYGMARLPKRWQAVAMVLVIVPFWTSFLIRIYAWINILQHDGLLNQILLALHLVSQPVVWLSTDSAMYIGIVYSYLPFMILPLYATLAKMEPALEEAAGDLGAPPWQVFWLVTFPLSLPGVGAGVLLCFIPIVGEFVIPDLLAGSNSLMIGQTLWLEFFTNKDWPVASAAAIVLLVVLLVPLLLYERLQKRQLEQGR